The following proteins are co-located in the Echinicola sp. 20G genome:
- a CDS encoding YdeI family protein codes for MTQKKTMDFHPSHDQRIDAYITKAQPFAEPILRHLRALVHQACPEIEETIKWGMPHFMYRDEILCCMASFKAHCAFLFWKGTLMKDPVLKENAVGETAMGHLGKITSMEDLPSDEKMLDYLHEAITLNEEGVKLPKKPSKKKKDLSIPEDLKVALEAAPDALNTFEQFSYSNQKDYIEWLEEAKTDKTRQKRLKTAIEYMEEGKPRNWKYMKEWKGK; via the coding sequence ATGACTCAGAAGAAAACAATGGACTTTCATCCCTCACATGATCAAAGGATTGATGCGTATATCACAAAGGCACAGCCTTTTGCTGAACCTATTTTAAGACATTTAAGGGCCTTGGTGCATCAAGCTTGCCCGGAAATAGAGGAAACCATCAAATGGGGCATGCCCCACTTTATGTATCGAGATGAAATCCTATGCTGCATGGCCAGCTTCAAGGCACACTGTGCCTTTCTGTTTTGGAAAGGGACCTTGATGAAAGATCCTGTTTTGAAGGAGAATGCTGTGGGAGAAACAGCGATGGGACATTTGGGGAAGATCACGAGTATGGAGGACTTGCCCTCAGATGAAAAGATGCTGGATTACTTGCATGAAGCCATCACCTTAAACGAAGAAGGGGTCAAACTACCCAAAAAGCCCTCTAAGAAGAAGAAGGACCTGAGCATTCCTGAGGATTTAAAAGTTGCCCTTGAAGCTGCTCCCGATGCATTGAATACTTTTGAGCAATTCAGTTACAGTAATCAGAAAGACTATATCGAATGGCTTGAAGAAGCCAAGACAGACAAAACCCGTCAGAAAAGGTTAAAAACAGCTATTGAGTACATGGAAGAAGGCAAGCCCAGAAACTGGAAATATATGAAGGAATGGAAAGGCAAATAA
- a CDS encoding VWA domain-containing protein: protein MKALVVILTFLTSLFFSGVKAQDQPSPIIFIYDASGSMWGQIDGKTKMEIASQVLSETIEELPDQQAIGLVAYGHRNKTDCRDVEFVVATQQNSKSQVNTALGNIKPLGKTPLAYSAELVIGKLRESKEKATVILVTDGIESCDGDLCKVVQSAKAEGIDFKMHIVGFGLKEEETAPLICAAKAGEGQYYDADNAEGLSEVLQEVTKETVDKPDGNFTVSALKNGVPVDALARAYKAGTKQLAAMARTYRDTGSMYLAPGIYDLEVAPLEDSDVMPLLVAGLESKANETVHQTISFDGAKFLVMAKNNEEGWDTMVKIFPTGSKKASSGGRTYGREDTYELNPGMYDIELTALVIKGPQIFHRIDSVQIGAGETKKIAHTFQSGEAKIGVVSGEELVDAVVKVTDPGTKKVEASSRTYTAPNNNPRSFILTPGTYEISVMSLGKHAGYSETFSLEVKAGETVEKILSIK from the coding sequence ATGAAAGCCTTAGTAGTGATTTTGACATTTTTGACTTCACTATTTTTTTCTGGAGTTAAAGCCCAAGACCAACCTTCTCCCATCATTTTTATTTATGATGCCAGCGGTTCCATGTGGGGCCAAATCGATGGTAAAACCAAAATGGAGATTGCATCACAAGTATTAAGTGAAACTATCGAAGAGCTTCCGGATCAGCAAGCCATTGGTTTGGTAGCCTATGGACATCGAAACAAGACCGATTGCCGTGATGTGGAATTTGTAGTGGCCACTCAACAAAATTCCAAATCCCAGGTCAATACAGCTTTGGGAAACATTAAGCCATTAGGAAAAACCCCCTTGGCCTACTCAGCGGAATTGGTTATCGGAAAATTGAGGGAGTCAAAAGAAAAGGCGACTGTAATCCTGGTGACGGATGGGATAGAATCCTGTGACGGTGATTTATGCAAAGTGGTCCAATCCGCCAAAGCTGAAGGCATTGATTTTAAGATGCATATTGTCGGTTTTGGGCTTAAGGAAGAGGAAACCGCACCTTTAATATGTGCCGCCAAAGCAGGTGAAGGGCAGTATTATGATGCTGATAATGCTGAAGGTTTGAGCGAGGTGCTTCAAGAAGTCACCAAAGAGACGGTGGATAAACCGGACGGAAATTTCACCGTATCGGCTCTTAAAAATGGTGTTCCTGTTGATGCCTTGGCAAGGGCTTATAAGGCAGGAACTAAGCAACTGGCCGCCATGGCCAGGACCTATAGGGATACTGGGTCAATGTACCTTGCCCCGGGAATTTATGATTTGGAGGTGGCCCCATTGGAAGACAGTGATGTAATGCCTTTGTTGGTAGCAGGTCTGGAGAGCAAGGCCAATGAAACAGTTCATCAAACCATTAGTTTTGATGGAGCCAAGTTTTTAGTGATGGCCAAGAATAATGAAGAAGGTTGGGATACCATGGTAAAGATTTTCCCTACAGGCAGCAAAAAAGCATCTTCTGGTGGAAGAACCTATGGGCGGGAAGATACTTATGAATTAAATCCCGGAATGTATGATATAGAGTTGACCGCATTGGTGATCAAAGGGCCTCAAATCTTTCATAGGATAGACAGTGTTCAAATTGGTGCAGGAGAAACCAAAAAGATAGCACATACTTTTCAATCTGGTGAGGCCAAGATAGGTGTGGTTTCTGGGGAAGAATTGGTAGATGCAGTGGTAAAAGTCACCGATCCCGGCACTAAAAAAGTGGAGGCTAGTAGCCGAACCTATACAGCGCCAAATAACAATCCCCGATCATTTATTCTTACGCCTGGAACCTATGAGATCTCGGTAATGAGCCTTGGAAAGCATGCAGGGTATTCGGAAACATTTAGCTTGGAAGTGAAGGCCGGCGAAACAGTGGAAAAAATATTAAGCATCAAATAA
- a CDS encoding RNA polymerase sigma factor: MYPSDKELLSKVNQGCRNAFRQIYEAHWESLYQAAYARLLDQVMVEDLVQEIFIDLWNRRESLELHSTLKAYLHTAVKYQVLKKLDAQRIKRELEIAGQDVLYYQEDVLGFQDLYQELEVALEKLPEKSRLIFTMSRFEGLSTDEIAQKLNLSPQTIHNRMSQSLSLIRTELKEYAPVIALMLLN, from the coding sequence GTGTATCCATCTGATAAAGAGTTGTTAAGTAAGGTCAATCAAGGCTGTAGAAATGCTTTTAGGCAGATCTATGAGGCCCATTGGGAGAGCTTATACCAAGCAGCTTATGCTAGGCTTTTGGATCAAGTGATGGTGGAGGATTTAGTGCAGGAAATTTTTATTGACCTTTGGAATCGAAGGGAATCTTTGGAGCTTCATTCCACGCTTAAGGCCTATTTGCACACGGCGGTCAAATATCAGGTGCTTAAAAAGTTGGATGCCCAAAGGATCAAAAGAGAGCTTGAGATTGCAGGTCAAGATGTTCTTTATTATCAGGAGGATGTTTTAGGTTTTCAGGATCTTTACCAAGAGCTCGAGGTAGCCTTGGAAAAATTGCCCGAGAAGTCACGATTGATTTTTACCATGAGTAGGTTTGAAGGGCTTTCTACAGACGAAATAGCCCAAAAGCTCAACCTTTCCCCACAAACCATCCACAATCGAATGAGTCAGTCTTTGTCACTCATCAGGACAGAATTAAAAGAATATGCACCTGTCATTGCCTTGATGCTGCTTAACTAA
- a CDS encoding FecR family protein codes for MNKQVNNLIQKALRGKISSEEKAALDQWYLEQERAEVKLRDHKGRNKQQVKEELFSSIERHTSPSKALYPKSQTHFTHVRWAVAASLVLVMAFGWLMKGVWSPEQEIMVAEDSFELFENPTGVKRKIKLPDGTVIHLNHNSKIYVYKDFNQRRLTKLEGEAFFDVARNEALPFTIQTEKLETVVLGTSFNIQARKGMAEKVAVRSGKVRVALQGDKDQAHFLEKDQQLQLIDENAEVDNIPDLEKEFGWMEGKLVFRQNKMPEVVKMLEDWYGVQIEADFKTSISCELTGTYQNMKLEDLLEAVKYSIPMNYNIKDKNVNIRFKGC; via the coding sequence GTGAATAAACAAGTAAACAATTTGATTCAAAAAGCACTTCGGGGAAAAATCAGTTCCGAAGAAAAAGCCGCATTGGATCAGTGGTACCTGGAGCAAGAAAGGGCTGAAGTAAAACTCAGAGACCATAAGGGAAGAAACAAACAGCAGGTCAAGGAAGAACTATTTTCCAGCATTGAAAGGCATACTAGTCCGAGTAAAGCGCTTTATCCGAAGTCACAAACTCATTTTACCCATGTCAGATGGGCCGTCGCAGCCTCATTGGTTCTGGTGATGGCTTTTGGGTGGCTGATGAAAGGAGTTTGGTCCCCGGAACAGGAAATCATGGTGGCAGAGGACTCCTTTGAACTTTTTGAGAATCCTACAGGGGTAAAAAGGAAAATCAAGCTTCCTGATGGCACGGTCATCCATTTAAATCACAATAGCAAAATATATGTCTATAAGGATTTTAACCAAAGGAGACTTACCAAACTGGAGGGGGAAGCTTTTTTTGATGTGGCCAGAAATGAAGCTTTGCCATTTACCATACAAACTGAAAAACTGGAAACCGTAGTGTTGGGCACTTCCTTTAATATCCAAGCCCGAAAGGGAATGGCAGAAAAGGTGGCAGTACGGTCTGGAAAGGTGCGTGTGGCCCTTCAGGGAGACAAGGATCAAGCCCACTTCTTAGAAAAAGACCAGCAGCTGCAACTGATCGATGAAAATGCGGAGGTAGACAATATTCCCGATCTGGAAAAGGAGTTTGGGTGGATGGAAGGAAAGCTGGTTTTTCGACAGAACAAAATGCCTGAAGTGGTTAAGATGCTGGAGGATTGGTATGGAGTACAAATAGAAGCAGACTTTAAGACATCCATTTCATGCGAGCTTACCGGTACTTACCAAAACATGAAGTTAGAAGACCTGCTAGAGGCCGTAAAATATTCTATTCCCATGAACTATAATATCAAAGATAAAAATGTAAACATTCGATTTAAGGGCTGCTAA
- a CDS encoding SusC/RagA family TonB-linked outer membrane protein, with product MKKKLLESLKWLTMRLFVMIFLCHVGTQLVMAERVNAQKLEDTYVRLGHNAYAINSVFAEVERQTNFKFSYESGLEVSQKVEISKSRQDLESLLKEISSQSNLKFKQVNTTLAVSEKEKRPESIVAEQINVQGIVTDAETGESLPGVNILLKDKGRGTVTDLEGNFTIQVEKGDVLVFSYVGYLNQEVKVENNSTLKVSLALDSKALEEVVVTALGIKREEKALGYATQKVESEQLLDAKSNNWADALVGKVAGLNVLSSGSGPMNSTQISLRGDNSLNPNGNSALIVLDGVPMNSGLTSSGVSNAYGAGSGNDVPIDFGNGIADINPDDIENITVLKGASATALYGSRAANGALVITTKSGNKKDKGIGVSINTNVSVNDVLRWPDSQYVYGQGTGTAFNEAGELYYSYGASEDGKSTGGTSSAFGPKFEGQYYYQYDPELEGQSAERQLWRPYENNVKDFWRTGFTVSNNIALEGGTKNGGVRASLTHTKNEWIMPNTGFERYVAALSVHQNITDRLKLNAKVNYTHKQSDNLPATGYNNQSIAYFMIFQNPSIDLDWYRPIWKEGMENVEQIHPFSSYIDNPFLIAYEMTNSVNNNAVLGNLSATYSFTDKLDLMVRSGVAMSQEERAQQRPYSSANFQRGYYKEQDITNYEINTDFLLTYRDKLGEKFDMSISAGGNTMRREYRNVNASVDGLVIPGVYKLSNGINNPVLTTRDNNRQINSLYALGSFSYDEKIFLDLTGRNDWSSTLPVQNNSFFYPSASSSFVLTDLFTLPKAISFAKFRLSAAQVGNDTDPYKTKKYYGQSEFPGSGSVPTTLHNVDFKPEITTSYETGLEFILLERRLGADINFYKSITKNQILEVPVDRTTGYSRAVLNAGKVRNQGIELVLNGSPILKTNFKWKTFVTWSKNDNKVLELADGIEDSQTIATGGQASIIAKVGGTTGDIYGYGFVRNPEGQIVYNANGLPERPSEIQYIGNAYADWKAGFRNEFTYKNFRLSVLLDGQYGGMIYSQTHHKMSEQGKLMHTLMGREDGFIIGDGVVRNDDGSFSPNTTEVSVPAYYKDYYRRANVESNSFDASFIKLREVRFEMNVPSAWLQRVLIRQASFAVYGRNLALISDFPIFDPETAALNGGSLMPGVEMGQMPTPRTFGVNLTLKL from the coding sequence ATGAAAAAAAAATTACTTGAATCCTTAAAGTGGTTAACGATGAGGCTATTCGTTATGATTTTTCTTTGTCATGTAGGCACGCAGTTGGTCATGGCAGAAAGGGTTAACGCCCAAAAATTGGAAGATACCTATGTTCGCTTGGGCCATAATGCTTATGCGATCAATAGCGTCTTTGCAGAGGTGGAGCGGCAGACCAACTTCAAATTTTCCTATGAAAGTGGTTTGGAAGTTTCCCAAAAAGTGGAAATTTCAAAATCAAGACAAGATTTGGAGTCCTTGCTCAAGGAGATATCCAGTCAGTCCAACTTGAAATTCAAGCAGGTCAATACAACCTTGGCTGTAAGCGAAAAGGAGAAAAGGCCAGAATCTATTGTTGCTGAGCAGATCAATGTCCAAGGGATCGTAACAGATGCAGAGACTGGTGAAAGTTTGCCAGGGGTAAACATTCTGCTCAAGGACAAAGGCCGGGGAACAGTGACCGACTTGGAAGGGAACTTTACCATTCAGGTGGAAAAAGGTGATGTTTTGGTCTTTTCCTACGTAGGTTACCTTAACCAGGAAGTAAAAGTGGAAAATAACTCGACTTTGAAGGTGAGTTTAGCCTTGGATAGTAAGGCTTTGGAAGAAGTAGTGGTGACTGCTTTGGGAATCAAGCGAGAAGAAAAGGCCTTAGGTTATGCTACCCAAAAAGTGGAAAGTGAGCAATTGCTTGATGCCAAATCCAATAACTGGGCTGATGCCTTGGTGGGTAAGGTTGCGGGTTTAAATGTGCTTTCATCCGGTTCAGGACCTATGAACTCTACCCAGATCAGCCTCAGGGGAGATAATTCCCTTAATCCAAATGGCAACAGCGCTTTGATCGTATTGGACGGCGTTCCCATGAACAGTGGATTGACCAGTTCAGGGGTCAGCAATGCTTACGGCGCAGGTTCTGGAAACGATGTGCCCATTGATTTCGGTAATGGCATTGCAGACATCAACCCGGATGATATTGAAAACATTACGGTTTTGAAAGGTGCTAGTGCTACCGCACTTTATGGTAGCCGGGCAGCCAATGGTGCCTTGGTGATCACCACCAAATCAGGAAATAAAAAGGACAAAGGCATCGGCGTATCGATCAATACCAATGTGAGCGTCAACGATGTGCTGAGATGGCCAGATTCACAATATGTTTACGGTCAAGGTACAGGTACTGCTTTCAATGAGGCTGGCGAACTGTATTATTCCTATGGCGCTTCAGAAGATGGTAAAAGTACCGGAGGAACCAGTAGTGCTTTTGGGCCAAAGTTTGAGGGGCAATATTACTATCAGTATGATCCGGAATTAGAAGGACAATCTGCGGAGCGACAACTATGGAGGCCTTATGAAAATAACGTAAAAGACTTCTGGAGAACAGGCTTCACGGTTTCCAATAATATTGCTCTCGAAGGAGGAACTAAAAATGGTGGTGTCAGGGCCTCTTTGACCCACACCAAGAATGAATGGATCATGCCAAATACAGGTTTTGAGCGGTATGTGGCGGCTTTGAGTGTTCACCAAAATATTACCGATCGATTAAAGCTGAATGCCAAGGTCAATTATACCCATAAGCAAAGTGACAACCTTCCTGCCACTGGCTATAACAACCAATCCATTGCTTACTTTATGATCTTCCAAAACCCAAGCATTGACTTGGATTGGTACCGCCCTATTTGGAAAGAAGGAATGGAAAATGTGGAGCAGATCCATCCATTCAGTAGCTATATCGATAACCCGTTCTTGATTGCGTATGAGATGACCAACTCCGTGAACAACAACGCGGTACTTGGAAATCTTTCAGCTACCTACAGCTTTACTGATAAGTTGGACTTGATGGTTCGTTCAGGTGTTGCGATGAGCCAAGAGGAAAGAGCACAGCAGAGACCATACAGCTCCGCCAATTTCCAAAGAGGCTATTACAAAGAGCAAGACATCACCAACTATGAAATCAATACGGATTTCTTGTTGACTTATAGGGATAAGTTGGGAGAGAAATTTGACATGAGCATCAGTGCCGGAGGAAACACCATGCGCAGGGAATACAGAAATGTAAATGCTTCCGTTGATGGCTTGGTGATTCCAGGAGTTTACAAGTTGTCTAACGGTATCAACAACCCTGTATTGACAACTAGGGATAATAACCGTCAGATCAACAGTCTTTATGCATTGGGTTCATTTTCCTATGATGAGAAGATCTTTTTGGATTTGACTGGGAGAAATGATTGGTCAAGTACACTACCTGTACAAAACAATTCCTTCTTCTACCCTTCTGCCAGTTCCAGTTTTGTATTGACAGACCTATTCACCCTTCCTAAGGCGATTTCATTTGCTAAATTCAGACTTTCTGCAGCTCAGGTAGGTAATGATACTGATCCTTACAAAACTAAAAAGTACTACGGTCAAAGTGAATTCCCGGGTTCTGGTTCTGTGCCTACTACACTGCACAATGTAGACTTTAAGCCAGAAATCACTACCAGTTATGAAACAGGTTTGGAATTTATCCTTTTGGAAAGAAGGTTGGGCGCTGACATCAATTTTTACAAGAGCATAACCAAAAACCAGATTTTGGAAGTGCCTGTGGATAGAACCACTGGCTATAGCAGGGCAGTGTTGAATGCGGGAAAAGTTAGGAACCAAGGAATTGAATTGGTTTTGAATGGTTCTCCTATTTTGAAAACCAACTTCAAGTGGAAGACTTTTGTGACCTGGTCGAAGAATGATAATAAAGTTTTGGAGTTGGCTGATGGAATTGAAGACAGCCAGACCATTGCAACGGGTGGCCAAGCGTCGATCATTGCCAAAGTGGGCGGAACCACAGGCGATATATATGGATATGGTTTTGTCAGAAACCCAGAAGGGCAGATCGTTTATAATGCTAATGGCTTGCCAGAGCGACCTAGCGAGATCCAATACATCGGCAATGCATATGCAGATTGGAAAGCCGGTTTCAGAAATGAATTTACCTACAAAAACTTCAGACTAAGTGTCTTATTGGATGGGCAATATGGTGGAATGATTTATTCCCAAACCCATCATAAAATGTCCGAGCAAGGGAAATTGATGCATACCCTGATGGGCAGGGAAGATGGTTTCATCATAGGAGATGGTGTAGTGAGAAATGATGATGGCTCTTTCTCTCCAAATACTACCGAGGTTTCTGTTCCAGCCTATTACAAAGATTACTACAGAAGGGCCAATGTGGAGTCCAACTCATTTGATGCGTCATTTATCAAGTTGAGAGAGGTAAGGTTTGAGATGAATGTTCCTTCGGCTTGGTTACAGCGGGTGTTGATTCGTCAGGCTTCCTTTGCGGTGTATGGCAGAAACCTGGCCTTGATTTCTGACTTCCCCATCTTTGATCCGGAAACAGCAGCGCTCAATGGAGGCTCTTTAATGCCTGGCGTAGAAATGGGACAAATGCCAACCCCAAGAACATTCGGTGTCAACCTAACTTTAAAATTGTAA
- a CDS encoding SusD/RagB family nutrient-binding outer membrane lipoprotein — translation MKKSFYILLMMVLVQGFQACTGDFEEINTDPNRIDKISPGTLLNPIIYSVASYNTDRADAWTFNIMQVGLPFPSASGGYHRYDISESAGNGTWNTYYRWLINIKEMREAAIASEDPNYEAIAMTLNAWVYSQLTDSFGDVPMEEASRAEEGILRPAFNTQEEVYTQILADLETANGLYDLERDMVYGDDILFHNDVAKWQKFCNSLRLRLLLRVSNRAEMNAYTKMAEMVANPETYPVFENTAESAILQITGVTPNLSPWGRSIDFTTFRAMGEFFLENLNEMDDPRRSKFATQARETDGVTTIGYKGIPSGYAGSENQFDFIPSNHNRALVEAPMISLILTYAEVELIKSELAQKGYITSDAAVHYENGVTAAMEQWGVETPSGYFDNPAAAYDGSLERIMLQKYYALYFNDYQQWFEYRRTGLPILPKNEGMLNDQQVPVRFMYPVDVQINNKENYDAAVARMGSDDINTKVWWEN, via the coding sequence ATGAAAAAGTCTTTCTATATACTACTAATGATGGTTTTGGTACAAGGTTTTCAAGCCTGTACTGGAGACTTTGAAGAGATCAATACAGATCCCAACCGAATTGACAAGATCAGCCCGGGCACGCTATTGAACCCTATTATCTATAGTGTAGCTAGCTATAATACTGACCGTGCAGATGCCTGGACATTCAATATCATGCAAGTGGGCCTGCCTTTTCCAAGCGCATCTGGCGGTTATCATCGCTACGATATCAGCGAGTCAGCCGGTAATGGAACATGGAATACCTATTATCGTTGGCTGATCAATATCAAAGAAATGCGGGAAGCAGCCATAGCTTCTGAGGATCCAAATTATGAGGCCATTGCGATGACCTTGAATGCATGGGTGTACAGTCAATTGACTGATAGCTTTGGTGATGTGCCCATGGAAGAGGCCAGTAGGGCTGAAGAAGGAATTCTGAGACCAGCCTTTAATACCCAAGAAGAAGTTTACACACAGATTTTGGCTGACTTGGAGACGGCCAATGGCCTTTATGATTTGGAAAGGGATATGGTTTATGGTGATGATATTCTTTTTCATAATGATGTGGCCAAATGGCAGAAATTCTGCAATTCCCTTCGACTAAGGTTATTGCTAAGAGTATCCAACAGGGCTGAAATGAATGCCTATACCAAAATGGCAGAAATGGTGGCCAATCCTGAGACTTATCCCGTTTTTGAAAATACTGCGGAGTCTGCTATACTGCAGATCACAGGGGTAACGCCCAACCTATCCCCTTGGGGCAGATCCATTGACTTTACCACCTTTAGGGCTATGGGTGAATTTTTCTTGGAAAACCTCAATGAAATGGATGATCCAAGAAGGTCAAAATTTGCCACACAAGCCAGGGAAACCGATGGTGTAACGACCATAGGATACAAAGGCATCCCAAGCGGTTATGCGGGAAGTGAAAATCAATTTGATTTTATTCCTTCCAACCATAACCGGGCTTTGGTGGAGGCACCAATGATTTCCTTGATCCTGACCTATGCAGAGGTGGAACTGATCAAGTCAGAGTTGGCACAAAAAGGTTATATTACTTCTGATGCAGCCGTGCATTATGAAAACGGTGTGACCGCAGCTATGGAACAGTGGGGGGTAGAGACTCCTTCGGGCTACTTTGATAATCCAGCTGCCGCTTATGATGGAAGCTTAGAGCGTATCATGCTCCAGAAGTATTATGCACTGTACTTCAATGACTATCAACAATGGTTTGAGTATAGAAGGACTGGTTTGCCTATTCTACCTAAAAACGAGGGAATGCTCAATGACCAGCAAGTGCCTGTTCGCTTTATGTATCCAGTGGATGTGCAAATCAATAACAAAGAAAATTATGATGCTGCTGTAGCCCGCATGGGATCTGACGATATCAACACCAAAGTGTGGTGGGAGAATTAA
- a CDS encoding calcineurin-like phosphoesterase family protein, translated as MKKLLLSGLLLASAWTAMAQETAKGTVYEDLNGNGKKEGREKGIAQVAVSNGVEVTLTDEKGRYELPVTDDQIIFVIKPSGYQVPVNDKNLPQYFYIHKPEGSPETEFAGVAPTGKLPKKVDFGLIPLTDKSNFTALIFGDPQPYTIEEVNHFDNGVVSEVTGIEGIDFGLSLGDLVGNDLSLFKPYIDATAKVGVPWYNVLGNHDLNFDVKEDHLADETFEAHFGPANYAFNHGKVHFIVLDDILYPDPRDGKSYWGGFRDDQLTFVKNDLKHVPNDHLIVLAFHIPLSEPDGDPFVDEDREQLFELLSDFPYTLSLSAHTHLQKQDFFFEKDGWNQKHPHHHYNVGTTSGDWYSGTLNKKGIPKSTMRDGTPKGYAFIDFTGNQYEIRYKVVDQADDYQMEIFAPKVLEKDKRTSAGIFVNFFMGTSEDQVMYRIDNGPWKKMTYLEEYDPSYMLDVYQWDTTEQLLDGRRPSNPVKSTHLWRAGINAKEEKGVHTIEVEATDMFGKKHYGKKTYHIK; from the coding sequence ATGAAAAAACTGCTTTTATCAGGTTTGCTTTTGGCTTCAGCATGGACTGCCATGGCTCAGGAAACTGCCAAGGGAACGGTTTATGAAGACCTGAACGGTAATGGAAAAAAAGAAGGCCGCGAAAAGGGCATTGCCCAAGTGGCGGTCTCCAATGGAGTGGAAGTCACCTTGACTGATGAAAAGGGTCGTTATGAGTTACCTGTGACAGATGATCAGATCATTTTTGTGATCAAGCCTTCTGGTTATCAGGTGCCTGTGAATGATAAAAACTTGCCCCAGTATTTTTACATTCATAAGCCCGAAGGTTCTCCAGAGACAGAATTTGCTGGCGTAGCCCCGACTGGCAAGCTGCCCAAGAAGGTTGATTTTGGATTGATCCCATTAACCGACAAGTCCAACTTCACTGCTTTGATCTTTGGGGATCCTCAGCCTTACACCATTGAGGAAGTCAATCACTTTGATAATGGGGTGGTTTCAGAAGTGACTGGAATTGAAGGAATTGATTTTGGCCTTTCCTTGGGTGATTTGGTGGGAAATGATCTCAGCCTTTTCAAGCCTTATATTGATGCCACAGCTAAAGTAGGTGTTCCTTGGTACAATGTATTAGGTAACCATGACCTTAACTTTGATGTGAAAGAAGACCATTTGGCTGATGAAACCTTTGAGGCACATTTTGGCCCTGCCAATTATGCCTTTAACCATGGAAAGGTTCACTTTATCGTATTGGATGATATCCTCTATCCAGATCCTAGGGACGGCAAGAGCTATTGGGGTGGATTTAGAGACGATCAGTTGACATTTGTTAAAAATGATTTGAAGCATGTGCCCAATGATCACCTGATTGTACTGGCTTTTCACATTCCACTGAGTGAACCAGATGGGGACCCGTTTGTAGATGAAGATAGGGAGCAGCTGTTTGAGTTGTTAAGTGACTTCCCATACACATTATCCTTATCTGCGCACACTCATTTGCAGAAGCAGGACTTTTTCTTTGAAAAAGATGGTTGGAACCAAAAGCATCCCCACCACCACTATAATGTGGGAACCACTTCTGGTGATTGGTATTCCGGTACGTTGAATAAGAAAGGGATTCCCAAGTCAACCATGAGAGATGGAACACCAAAAGGCTATGCTTTTATTGATTTTACAGGAAATCAATATGAAATCCGCTACAAAGTGGTGGATCAAGCTGATGATTACCAAATGGAGATTTTTGCACCGAAGGTGCTGGAAAAAGATAAAAGAACTTCAGCGGGTATTTTTGTGAACTTTTTCATGGGAACTTCTGAGGATCAAGTAATGTACAGAATCGACAATGGCCCTTGGAAGAAAATGACTTACCTGGAAGAATACGATCCAAGCTATATGTTGGATGTTTATCAGTGGGACACCACAGAGCAGCTTTTGGATGGCAGGAGACCCTCCAACCCAGTGAAGAGCACCCACCTTTGGAGAGCAGGAATCAATGCCAAAGAGGAAAAGGGCGTCCATACCATTGAAGTTGAAGCTACGGATATGTTTGGCAAGAAACATTATGGTAAAAAGACCTACCATATAAAATAA
- a CDS encoding gluconate 2-dehydrogenase subunit 3 family protein: MDRRLALKQMALLTGGLALIPGCDFSEEKILAAYDELQITEGQQEMLKLLVDTIIPKTDLKGAAELGVHDFVLVMANDCLGEADQTKFVNGLKGFDEYVKASFGKRFTQMDKPKGEETLLAIMGKEAGEDKDLEQYQYFLNTTKRYTLQGYMASEYVMTELMPYQLVPGPNFKGSKKIVPGEKVNING, encoded by the coding sequence ATGGATAGAAGATTAGCCTTGAAACAAATGGCTCTTTTGACGGGAGGATTGGCGCTGATTCCAGGATGTGATTTCAGCGAGGAAAAAATCCTGGCCGCCTATGATGAGCTTCAGATTACAGAAGGACAGCAAGAGATGCTGAAACTTTTGGTAGATACCATCATTCCTAAAACGGACTTGAAAGGAGCTGCAGAGCTGGGGGTACATGATTTTGTGCTGGTGATGGCCAATGACTGCCTTGGTGAAGCAGATCAGACCAAATTTGTCAATGGACTGAAAGGTTTTGACGAGTATGTCAAAGCTAGTTTTGGTAAAAGGTTCACTCAAATGGATAAACCAAAAGGGGAAGAAACCCTTTTGGCCATTATGGGCAAGGAAGCTGGCGAGGATAAGGACTTGGAGCAGTACCAATACTTTTTGAATACCACCAAGCGGTATACCCTGCAAGGTTATATGGCCTCTGAATATGTAATGACCGAGTTGATGCCTTATCAGCTTGTGCCGGGCCCAAATTTTAAGGGCAGCAAAAAAATAGTACCAGGAGAAAAAGTGAACATCAATGGCTAA